A single region of the Planctomycetaceae bacterium genome encodes:
- a CDS encoding PEP-CTERM sorting domain-containing protein, producing the protein MKKLLALVLVLGMVASANATLIAELTGGNSVGSGTITLNASPVAGQPDLYYVVTIQGSAILTSSLGANAPTDAVFIGKMSDMGVAGVYGEGDIYGMTSYTSTYPAGAWITVHYTGAVAGDVITAYESDGGSFTVLDQIVIPEPATMALLALGGLLFRKK; encoded by the coding sequence ATGAAGAAGTTGTTAGCTTTAGTATTAGTTTTGGGAATGGTTGCTTCAGCAAATGCTACATTAATTGCAGAGCTGACAGGTGGCAATAGTGTTGGTTCAGGTACAATAACTCTGAATGCATCTCCTGTTGCAGGACAACCAGATCTTTACTATGTTGTTACTATACAGGGTTCAGCGATTCTAACATCAAGTCTTGGTGCCAATGCGCCAACAGACGCAGTATTTATTGGCAAAATGTCAGATATGGGTGTTGCTGGGGTGTATGGTGAAGGTGACATTTATGGTATGACTTCATATACAAGCACATACCCGGCTGGAGCTTGGATCACTGTACACTATACGGGTGCAGTTGCAGGTGATGTGATCACTGCTTATGAGTCAGATGGTGGAAGCTTTACTGTGCTGGATCAGATTGTTATTCCAGAACCAGCGACAATGGCATTACTTGCTCTGGGCGGATTACTGTTCAGAAAGAAATAA
- a CDS encoding PEP-CTERM sorting domain-containing protein, protein MKKMLVLVLVLGLASLSNAALVANLTGNNNVGSGTVTLNASPAAGQADLYYVITIQGSAILTSSLGASAPTDAVLVGKMSDMGVAGLYGEGDIYGMTSYTSTYPTGAWINVSYAGAVAGDLITAYESDGGTYTVLDQITIVPEPITMALLGLGGLFIRRRK, encoded by the coding sequence ATGAAAAAAATGTTGGTTTTAGTTTTAGTTCTGGGTTTGGCATCGTTGTCAAATGCTGCATTGGTTGCAAATCTGACAGGTAACAATAATGTTGGTTCAGGTACAGTAACTCTAAATGCATCTCCTGCCGCAGGACAAGCAGACCTTTACTATGTTATTACTATACAGGGTTCAGCTATTCTGACATCAAGTCTTGGTGCTAGTGCTCCAACTGATGCAGTATTAGTTGGCAAAATGTCAGATATGGGCGTTGCTGGACTTTACGGTGAAGGCGATATTTACGGTATGACTTCATATACAAGCACTTACCCAACTGGAGCTTGGATTAATGTATCATACGCTGGCGCAGTTGCAGGTGATTTGATTACTGCTTATGAATCAGATGGTGGAACTTATACTGTCCTTGATCAGATTACAATCGTTCCAGAGCCAATTACAATGGCATTACTTGGTCTTGGCGGACTTTTCATTCGCAGACGTAAATAA
- a CDS encoding AAA family ATPase, giving the protein MRTIAVINQKGGCGKTTVSINLASAIAAEGKKTLLVDMDPQGHCAVGLAVPEEQIELSIYDCLVGSRKGEPIKLSEILWEIGDNFQLAPASIDLAALEQQLSSTTDRENCLRDVLNAVAKDFDYAVLDCPPAVGLLTFNALRAASDVVVPVETGYFSLHGLSKQLDTLSILCKQCSQHINVMVLASMYDIRTKMGREILSELRKNFAGRMFKTVVNFNTRLKEAASLGQPICEYDPASRGHKDFQCLAQELIAMDTLVQQKEKSVAAVQQPVVVQAIKEIPAERKEIIKTLDNNLELISSSAQELLASLKDNQPNLKENAASPVKKAEQPTPTAQIPVKDIDAKLNDFYGVRQFDKSVKFVTLYPRAKAVQIAGDFNNWQPQQTILKPSKDGKWELAMELAPGKYRYRMVVDGQWQQDPYNGNVEANPYGEYNSILEVK; this is encoded by the coding sequence ATGAGAACAATAGCTGTAATTAACCAAAAAGGCGGATGCGGAAAAACAACCGTTTCTATCAACCTCGCAAGCGCTATTGCGGCCGAAGGCAAGAAAACATTACTTGTCGATATGGACCCGCAGGGTCACTGCGCTGTCGGGCTGGCTGTTCCCGAAGAACAAATCGAGTTGAGCATTTACGATTGTCTGGTCGGCTCACGCAAAGGCGAGCCGATTAAGCTGTCTGAAATCCTCTGGGAAATCGGCGATAACTTCCAACTCGCTCCGGCAAGTATCGACCTGGCCGCGCTCGAGCAGCAGTTAAGCAGTACTACCGACCGTGAAAATTGTCTGCGCGATGTTCTCAATGCTGTCGCGAAGGATTTCGATTACGCTGTTCTCGATTGTCCGCCTGCGGTTGGGCTGCTGACGTTCAATGCTTTGCGAGCCGCAAGCGATGTGGTTGTTCCGGTCGAGACCGGTTACTTCTCACTGCACGGCTTGAGCAAACAGCTCGACACATTAAGCATTCTCTGCAAGCAATGCTCCCAGCACATTAACGTAATGGTGCTGGCGAGTATGTATGATATCAGAACGAAGATGGGACGTGAAATTTTGTCGGAGTTGCGAAAGAATTTCGCCGGCAGAATGTTCAAGACTGTTGTCAATTTCAATACGCGACTCAAAGAGGCGGCAAGTCTCGGCCAGCCGATTTGCGAATACGACCCGGCCAGCAGAGGGCATAAGGATTTCCAGTGCCTTGCGCAGGAATTAATCGCGATGGATACGCTTGTTCAGCAGAAAGAAAAATCAGTTGCGGCAGTACAGCAGCCGGTAGTTGTTCAGGCTATTAAAGAAATACCGGCGGAACGAAAAGAAATTATCAAGACGCTGGACAATAATCTTGAGCTTATCAGCTCATCGGCACAGGAGCTTTTGGCCAGTCTGAAAGACAATCAGCCCAATCTGAAAGAGAACGCCGCTTCGCCTGTTAAGAAAGCCGAGCAGCCGACTCCGACAGCGCAGATACCTGTAAAAGATATCGATGCCAAGCTGAATGATTTTTATGGCGTTCGCCAGTTCGATAAGTCGGTTAAGTTTGTTACGCTTTACCCCAGGGCGAAAGCAGTGCAGATTGCCGGCGATTTCAATAATTGGCAGCCGCAGCAGACGATACTGAAACCGTCGAAGGATGGCAAATGGGAATTAGCGATGGAGCTTGCACCGGGCAAATATCGTTATCGTATGGTAGTTGACGGCCAGTGGCAGCAGGACCCGTATAATGGAAATGTCGAAGCGAATCCGTACGGCGAATATAATTCGATTCTCGAAGTAAAATAA
- a CDS encoding type II secretion system GspH family protein, translating into MERRKMKKKGFTLVELLVVIAIIAMLLAILMPALGKVRQLAQRIMCATNLSGLGKAMLTYSNDDKYESFPIGGSSGAYWDRGTGGSAGTDSWDWRISTFVEGSGTPATPKRATISSCLYLLVKIADTTPDQFICPGSDNKKFELGNFTLATGYANASFTDVWDFGAKKDAKSGFTMGKGHNTYSYQLPLPMSSTLTTVYPITTTSNPARPVMADRNPFWISGNTTGYMYTWDSSSSKPYQASIPAGNNTYHQKDGQNVLYADLHSKFEKQANVGIQQDNIYTYWGTNTVDSSKEEVRQCGKGAVKGQETSATSFETNFTTLQTVGISTTTIPTAEDDSYLVSDIDNY; encoded by the coding sequence ATGGAAAGGCGAAAAATGAAAAAGAAAGGCTTTACGCTGGTTGAGTTGCTGGTTGTTATCGCTATCATCGCGATGCTGCTTGCTATTCTGATGCCGGCACTGGGCAAAGTAAGACAGTTAGCCCAGCGTATTATGTGCGCTACAAACCTGTCAGGTCTCGGCAAAGCTATGCTGACCTACAGCAACGACGACAAATATGAGTCGTTCCCAATCGGCGGTTCTTCAGGCGCTTACTGGGACAGAGGAACAGGTGGTTCAGCTGGTACTGATTCATGGGACTGGAGAATTTCAACATTTGTAGAAGGTTCCGGAACACCGGCGACTCCAAAAAGAGCTACAATTAGTTCTTGTTTATATCTGCTTGTTAAAATCGCAGATACAACTCCAGACCAGTTTATTTGCCCAGGTTCTGACAATAAGAAATTCGAACTTGGTAATTTTACTCTTGCTACTGGTTATGCAAATGCAAGCTTTACTGATGTATGGGATTTCGGCGCCAAGAAAGATGCAAAAAGCGGCTTTACTATGGGCAAGGGCCACAACACTTATTCTTATCAGTTACCACTCCCGATGTCCAGTACGCTGACAACCGTTTATCCAATAACAACAACATCAAACCCGGCAAGACCAGTTATGGCCGACAGAAACCCATTCTGGATAAGCGGCAACACCACCGGTTACATGTACACTTGGGACTCTTCCAGCAGCAAACCTTATCAGGCATCTATACCGGCCGGTAATAACACTTATCACCAGAAAGACGGCCAGAACGTGCTTTATGCCGACCTTCATTCCAAATTCGAAAAACAGGCAAACGTTGGTATCCAACAGGATAATATTTACACATACTGGGGCACCAACACTGTTGACAGCTCCAAGGAAGAAGTCAGACAATGTGGTAAAGGCGCAGTAAAAGGCCAGGAAACTTCAGCGACATCTTTTGAAACCAATTTCACCACTTTGCAGACAGTAGGTATTAGTACAACTACTATTCCTACAGCAGAAGATGATAGCTACCTTGTTTCGGATATTGACAATTACTAA